The DNA region TCAGCAGGAACTCGGTGTGGGACAGGATCGCGAAGCCGGCGAGCACGGAGCCGAGCGCGAGCGAGCCGGTGTCGCCCATGAAGATCTTCGCGGGGCTGGCGTTCCACCACAGGAAGCCGATGCAGGCGCCGCTGATCGCGGCGCCGAGGATCGCCATGTCGAGCGGGTCGCGGACCTCGTAACAGGTGCCGATCTCCACGCTCGGCCGGCCGCAGCGCTGGTTGTTCTGCCAGATCGAGATGATCGTGTAGGCGGCGAAGACGATCGCCGAGGACGCGGCCAGCAGGCCGTCCAGCCCGTCGGTGAGGTTGGTGGCGTTCGAGGTGCCGGTGACCATCACCCAGAAGATCGCCAGCAGCAGCGCGCCGCCGAGCCAGAAGAGCAGGCCGTCGCCACCGAGGAAGTGGGGACCGAAGTCACGGATGAAGGAGAGCTGGTCGGCGGCCGGCGTGATGCCGTCCTCGTTCTCCATCGCCGGATGGATCGCCACCACGCCGAAGCCCACCGCGACCAGCGTCTGCCCGACCATCTTGGACCACGCGCGCAGACCGAGGTTGCGCTGCATGAAGACCTTGATGAAGTCGTCGACGAAGCCGACGGCGGCCATGCCCACCAGGAGGAAGAGCAGCAGGTAGGCCGTCGCGCTCGGGGCGTCGCCGGTCAGCAGCTTGGCCGCGATGAAGCCCACGAGGACCGAGATCACGATCGCGACGCCACCCATGGTCGGGGTGCCGCGCTTGGTGCGGTGGGTCGTCGGCCCGTCCTCGCGGATCTCCTGGCCGTAGCCCAACTTCGTGAACTGTACGATCGCAAATCGGGTGCCGAGCAGCGAGAACAGAAGCGCAATCGCTCCGCTCAGCAAGATCGCTCTCATGTCAGCCGGGTGCCTTCCTTGCCATGCCGTTCGTGGTCCTTGCCCCCGGGCCGGTGTGCATAGCGAAGACACCGGCCCCGGGCATTCTTCCCTACGGGTTCGCCGGCTCTGCGGCACCCCGCCGTATCAGCCCATCGGTCAGTGTGTCGTCAACGCCTCGCGGACGACCTGACGGTCGTCGAACGGGTGGGTGACGCCGTTGATCTCCTGACCCGTCTCATGCCCCTTACCTGCGACGACGACGATATCGCCGGGCTGGGCGAGGCCGATCGCGCGCTCGATCGCGGCCCGCCGGTCGCCGATCTCCTCGACGCTCGCGGAGCCGCCGGTGGTGCCCGCGAGCACCTGCCGCCGGATGCTCGCCGGGTCCTCGGTGCGGGGGTTGTCGTCGGTGACGATGACGTGGTCGGCCAGACGGGCGCTGATCTCGCCCATGATCGGCCGCTTGCCGGTGTCGCGGTCTCCCCCGGCCCCGATCACCACGATCAGCCGGGACTCGGTCAGCGGGCGCAGCGTGCCGAGCGCCGCCTCGACCGCGTCCGGCTTGTGCGCGTAGTCGACCACGACGGTGAACGGCTGGCCCTCGTCGATCCGCTCGAGGCGTCCCGGCACGCCGGAGCCCTTGGCGAGGGCGGTGGCGACCTCGCGCACCACGGTCTCGTCGCCGTAGGCATGGTGGATGCTGGCCAGGGCGGCGAGGGTGTTGCTCACGTTGTAGTCGCCG from Nocardioides luteus includes:
- the mraY gene encoding phospho-N-acetylmuramoyl-pentapeptide-transferase, with translation MRAILLSGAIALLFSLLGTRFAIVQFTKLGYGQEIREDGPTTHRTKRGTPTMGGVAIVISVLVGFIAAKLLTGDAPSATAYLLLFLLVGMAAVGFVDDFIKVFMQRNLGLRAWSKMVGQTLVAVGFGVVAIHPAMENEDGITPAADQLSFIRDFGPHFLGGDGLLFWLGGALLLAIFWVMVTGTSNATNLTDGLDGLLAASSAIVFAAYTIISIWQNNQRCGRPSVEIGTCYEVRDPLDMAILGAAISGACIGFLWWNASPAKIFMGDTGSLALGSVLAGFAILSHTEFLLIILGGLFVMETSAVMLQVGWFKLSRRLTGTPKRIFRMTPIHHHFELLGWEQVTVVIRFWIITGLFVAAGLGIFYAEWVATI